The following proteins are encoded in a genomic region of Ornithodoros turicata isolate Travis chromosome 6, ASM3712646v1, whole genome shotgun sequence:
- the LOC135399063 gene encoding acyl-coenzyme A thioesterase 13-like has translation MEHARYFMTNVLYKVRCLQPFIHKVQIASFDKNKATYELQIEKHHCNLSGTLHGGMASTLLDILTACTALSVVGVKDKRALSVEMKIRFLSPARMGETILLETKVLRTGKTLMFTEMDIVEKLSRKLVAQGTHIMYLIDQKIEDDCVDTLSQMKPK, from the exons ATGGAGCATGCCCGTTATTTTATGACCAATGTATTGTATAAAGTGCGTTGCCTGCAACCCTTCATTCACAAG GTACAGATTGCATCATTTGACAAGAACAAGGCCACTTATGAACTTCAAATAGAGAAACATCACTGCAATCTAAGTGGTACCTTACATGGAGGCATGGCATCTACATTGCTTGACATTCTCACAGCCTGCACGGCCCTTTCAGTTGTGGGCGTGAAGGACAAGAGGGCTCTATCCGTGGAAATGAAGATAAG GTTCCTTTCCCCTGCTAGAATGGGTGAAACGATCCTTCTCGAAACCAAGGTGCTACGTACTGGCAAGACATTAATGTTTACTGAAATGGACATTGTGGAGAAGTTATCACGAAAGTTAGTGGCACAAGGAACTCATATCATGTACCTCATTGACCAGAAGATTGAGGACGATTGTGTGGATACACTCTCGCAGATGAAACCGAAGTGA
- the LOC135399062 gene encoding mediator of RNA polymerase II transcription subunit 23-like isoform X1, whose translation MTMSVEAQVMRYIDNVLKNDTLEEVFNCFIIHSQEMQEYKERTYQEDIRTLFSNIPQDGVEVALKHYVAVVATLSNHRQKQTLLYLLHHAVTSNVVQAKPVCDALLSTEKFTYTNEEYWCQALALIRKIISGIDYKGVRDLLKVIFGKALSIPSSVNVSVMRQLNALTDVIEHSLDRNAALLPSYLILDDVQKRSLPKGKWPHWKFAKLVANFIDSFQPCAQMVTIVGRSKLQPVVGHSGTGCSIWKLDPVTAKFTMKGQLPYSSEVQKPQNDLLRYVLEQPYSREMVCSMLGLSKQQKHRCPVLEEQLVELIVVAMEKSEADAEGLEDGGPIQLFWQNLSSQLIYFVLFQYASFPHMVLALHDKLVGRNLRKGRDHLMWVLLQFISGSIQKNPLNDFLPVMKLYDLLYPEKEPLPFPDVNKPHCTRVLAITSIWVHLMRKAQQEKVRLQRPLPQALQTHLEYLQQWFVTNQSTMNFGNDYWISLLCNAYSTNQDYFTRPMGVLVEAIQGNQRSQSSMSSSSSGQNNPTHPLGMNVLDSLTVHTKMSLIHNVVTHVMKMAPAKSSISLTPALVETYSRLLVYNEIESLGIKGFISHLLPTVFRQQAWGILHTLLEMFSYRLHHIQPHYRVQLLSHLHSLAAVPQTNQTQLHLCVESTALKLITGLGSAEVQPQLSRFQNEPKSMLSSESEELNKALILTLARAIHVTGSESLSMTWCKEILTTIMQNTPHSWSGQTLSSFPKSLNEFFNQHQAQRENKAQLKRSVEEEYRKWKTMSNENDIIAHFSQQGTPHLFLCLLWKMLLENDRISPLAYKILDRIGARALSSHLRTFADFLVFEVSNSVGGQHVNKCIDALNDLIWKCHVISLDRLILCLALRSFEGNEIQVCFFIIQMLLIRPSEFKNRVSDFVKDNSPEHWKQTDWHEKHLAFHRKYPEKFYFEGLQDLSSQSQQHTYLPVYFGNICLRFLPVMDIVIHRFLELYPVATISVESLLDHLGCLYKFHDRPLTYLYNTLHYYEQKLKDRPPLKKKLVASITGALQDIRSENWALSEAYSSYLQRPPEDTSWVPELDYYISLVRRMADTMAGKSPFPHMDWRFNEFPNPAAHALHVTCIELMSLPVSAAVVGNNLLDVVLKGHTALPRSGIENWMNAIGLILTALPESYWAVLNDRILTMLQGPGLASSGQNIFQLLNFSSNHNSITEVQCCYLMALVHAVWYHASIGQISQIPQLIHERLKPVIKTEEQFLFLCHLVAPFFQRIVTERTRCVMDITKELYEILENVDKNCEQLNYMDQITDLFYHIKYMFTGDSVKADVERTIRNLRPALQLRLRFITHLNIEEVNVT comes from the exons ATGACAATGAGTGTGGAAGCTCAGGTTATGCGCTACATAGACAACGTCTTG AAAAATGACACCCTCGAAGAAGTATTCAACTGCTTCATCATCCACTCCCAAGAAATGCAGGAGTATAAAGAGAGGACCTACCAAGAAGACATACGGACCCTGTTCTCCAACATACCCCAG GATGGCGTGGAAGTGGCACTCAAGCACTACGTTGCCGTTGTTGCAACTCTGAGCAACCACCGGCAAAAGCAAACGTTGCTCTACCTTTTGCATCACGCAGTCACTTCAAACGTCGTCCAGGCAAA GCCAGTATGTGATGCCCTATTATCAACCGAAAAATTCACCTACACAAATGAGGAGTACTGGTGCCAAGCTCTTGCCTTAATCAGGAAAATAATTTCCGGAATTGATTACAAG GGCGTCCGTGATTTGCTGAAGGTGATATTTGGCAAGGCCTTGTCAATACCATCTTCAGTAAATGTATCTGTTATGAGGCAGCTGAATGCCCTGACAGAC gtgaTTGAGCACAGTTTGGACAGGAACGCTGCCCTTCTGCCAAGTTACCTCATTCTGGACGATGTTCAGAAGAGATCACTTCCCAAAGGAAAATGGCCTCACTGG AAGTTTGCCAAACTGGTTGCTAATTTCATTGACAGCTTTCAACCATGTGCTCAAATGGTTACCATTGTGG GTCGTTCAAAACTACAACCAGTTGTTGGCCATTCTGGAACTGGTTGCTCGATTTGGAAACTGGATCCCGTGACAGCAAAGTTCACAATGAAGGGCCAGTTGCCGTACAGCAGT GAGGTGCAGAAGCCACAAAACGACTTGTTGCGATATGTCCTAGAGCAGCCCTATTCCAGAGAAATGGTCTGCAGCATGCTTGGCCTGTCTAAGCAA CAAAAACACCGATGCCCTGTGCTGGAAGAGCAGCTCGTGGAGCTCATTGTAGTGGCCATGGAAAAATCCGAGGCTGACGCAGAAGGTCTGGAGGATGGCGGTCCCATCCAGCTGTTTTGGCAGAACTTGTCCAGCCAGCTCATATATTTTGTACTCTTTCAATATGCGAGCTTCCCCCACATGGTATTGGCTTTGCACGACAAG CTGGTCGGGAGGAACCTTCGTAAAGGAAGAGACCATCTCATGTGGGTTCTGCTGCAATTCATATCGGGCAGTATCCAGAAAAACCCT CTGAACGATTTTCTACCTGTGATGAAGCTGTATGACCTACTCTACCCTGAAAAGGAACCCCTCCCATTTCCTGATGTGAATAAACCCCACTGCACACGAGTTTTGGCCATCACTTCTATATGGGTACACCTGATGCGCAAGGCTCAACAGGAGAAGGTGCGGCTTCAGAGGCCTCTGCCTCAGGCACTGCAGACACATCTTGA GTACCTACAGCAGTGGTTTGTAACAAATCAGTCTACTATGAACTTTGGAAATGACTACTGGATCTCCCTGCTGTGCAATGCAT ACAGCACAAACCAAGACTATTTCACTCGTCCTATGGGAGTTCTGGTGGAAGCCATTCAGGGCAATCAAAGAAGCCAGTCTTCCATGTCATCTTCTAGCTCCGGTCAGAACAACCCCACCCATCCCCTGGGCATGAACGTTCTCGACTCCCTCACCGTACACACCAAGATGAG CCTGATCCACAACGTGGTGACGCACGTGATGAAAATGGCCCCAGCGAAGTCCTCAATATCACTTACGCCAGCTCTGGTAGAGACCTACAGTCGGCTGCTGGTGTACAATGAGATTGAGTCGCTCGGGATCAAGGGGTTCATCA GCCACCTACTGCCCACTGTCTTTCGTCAACAAGCGTGGGGCATTCTTCACACCCTGCTTGAGATGTTCAGCTATCGTCTCCACCACATTCAACCACACTACCGAGTTCAGCTGCTCTCACACCTGCATAGCCTAGCTGCTGTCCCACAGACCAATCAGACACAACTTCACCTTTG TGTGGAAAGTACAGCATTGAAGTTGATCACAGGCCTTGGAAGTGCAGAGGTTCAGCCACAGCTTTCACGCTTCCAGAACGAGCCAAAGAGCATGCTGTCCTCTGAGTCCGAGGAACTTAACAAGGCTCTCATCCTCACCTTGGCTAGGGCAATACATGTGACAG GGTCTGAATCTCTATCGATGACCTGGTGCAAGGAGATCCTGACCACCATCATGCAGAACACCCCTCATAGCTGGTCAGGCCAGACGCTTTCTAGTTTCCCCAAATCTCTGAACGAATTCTTCAACCAACACCAAGCACAGAGAGAAAATAAGGCTCAGCTGAAACGGTCCGTTGAAGAAGAGTACCGCAAATGGAAAA CTATGAGCAATGAGAATGATATCATTGCCCACTTTTCGCAGCAGGGAACTCCCCATCTGTTCCTCTG CTTGCTGTGGAAAATGTTGCTGGAAAATGACCGTATCAGTCCACTTGCGTACAA AATTTTAGATAGAATTGGAGCTCGAGCTCTCTCATCCCATCTGAGGACATTTGCCGACTTTCTTGTCTTCGAAGTGTCCAATTCAGTTGGTGGACAACACGTTAATAAG TGCATCGACGCCTTGAACGATCTCATCTGGAAGTGCCATGTGATCTCCTTGGACAGGTTGATTCTGTGCTTA GCACTGCGCAGCTTTGAAGGAAATGAAATTCAAGTCTGCTTCTTCATTATTCAAATGCTGTTGATCAGACCCTCCGAGTTCAAGAATCGTGTCTCGGACTTTGTTAAGGAC AATTCACCCGAGCATTGGAAGCAAACTGACTGGCATGAAAAGCACCTAGCATTCCACAGG AAATACCCAGAGAAGTTCTATTTTGAAGGGCTCCAGGACTTGAGCAGCCAAAGTCAACAGCACACCTATCTACCCGTTTACTTTGGAAACATATGCTTGAGATTCTTGCCT GTCATGGACATTGTGATTCATCGGTTCCTCGAGCTATACCCAGTGGCGACCATTTCTGTCGAGTCACTTCTGGATCATCTCGGATGTCTCTACAAGTTTCATG ATCGGCCATTGACGTACTTGTACAACACTCTTCACTACTATGAGCAGAAGCTCAAAGATCGCCCTCCATTGAAGAAGAAATTGGTTGCATCTATCACTG GCGCTCTTCAAGACATCCGCTCAGAAAACTGGGCATTGAGCGAAGCCTATAGTAGTTATCTACAGAGGCCACCTGAGGATACCTCATGGGTGCCAGAGCTTGACTACTACATCAGCTTGGTTCGCAGAATGGCTGACA CCATGGCAGGTAAATCCCCATTTCCACACATGGACTGGCGATTCAATGAGTTTCCCAACCCGGCCGCTCATGCACTGCATGTCACCTGCATAGAGCTCATGTCCCTACCAGTTTCGGCAGCAGTTGTGGGTAACAATCTCCTAGATGTTGTCTTGAAAGG GCACACAGCCCTCCCACGCAGCGGCATTGAAAACTGGATGAATGCCATAGGCCTGATCCTTACCGCACTTCCC GAATCGTACTGGGCTGTGCTCAACGATCGCATCCTCACGATGCTCCAAGGCCCAGGGCTCGCATCCTCGGGACAGAACATCTTCCAGTTGCTAAACTTCTCTTCGAATCACAATAGCATTACGGAGGTGCAGTGCTGCTACCTGATGGCTCTCGTACATGCAGTGTGGTACCATGCCAGCATTGGACAGATCAGTCAGATTCCACA GTTAATACATGAACGGCTAAAGCCAGTGATCAAGACAGAAGAGCAGTTCCTGTTTCTTTGCCACCTAGTTGCACCTTTCTTTCAAAGAATAGTCACGGAACGCACTCGCTGTGTTATGGAT ATAACGAAGGAACTGTACGAGATATTAGAAAACGTCGACAAGAACTGCGAGCAGCTCAACTATATGGACCAGATAACAGATCTGTT CTACCACATCAAGTACATGTTCACTGGCGACTCGGTAAAAGCGGACGTGGAGCGAACTATCCGTAACCTGCGGCCAGCTTTGCAGCTGCGCCTACGGTTCATCACACATCTCAACATAGAGGAAGTCAACGTTACATGA
- the LOC135399062 gene encoding mediator of RNA polymerase II transcription subunit 23-like isoform X2, whose translation MTMSVEAQVMRYIDNVLKNDTLEEVFNCFIIHSQEMQEYKERTYQEDIRTLFSNIPQDGVEVALKHYVAVVATLSNHRQKQTLLYLLHHAVTSNVVQAKPVCDALLSTEKFTYTNEEYWCQALALIRKIISGIDYKGVRDLLKVIFGKALSIPSSVNVSVMRQLNALTDVIEHSLDRNAALLPSYLILDDVQKRSLPKGKWPHWFAKLVANFIDSFQPCAQMVTIVGRSKLQPVVGHSGTGCSIWKLDPVTAKFTMKGQLPYSSEVQKPQNDLLRYVLEQPYSREMVCSMLGLSKQQKHRCPVLEEQLVELIVVAMEKSEADAEGLEDGGPIQLFWQNLSSQLIYFVLFQYASFPHMVLALHDKLVGRNLRKGRDHLMWVLLQFISGSIQKNPLNDFLPVMKLYDLLYPEKEPLPFPDVNKPHCTRVLAITSIWVHLMRKAQQEKVRLQRPLPQALQTHLEYLQQWFVTNQSTMNFGNDYWISLLCNAYSTNQDYFTRPMGVLVEAIQGNQRSQSSMSSSSSGQNNPTHPLGMNVLDSLTVHTKMSLIHNVVTHVMKMAPAKSSISLTPALVETYSRLLVYNEIESLGIKGFISHLLPTVFRQQAWGILHTLLEMFSYRLHHIQPHYRVQLLSHLHSLAAVPQTNQTQLHLCVESTALKLITGLGSAEVQPQLSRFQNEPKSMLSSESEELNKALILTLARAIHVTGSESLSMTWCKEILTTIMQNTPHSWSGQTLSSFPKSLNEFFNQHQAQRENKAQLKRSVEEEYRKWKTMSNENDIIAHFSQQGTPHLFLCLLWKMLLENDRISPLAYKILDRIGARALSSHLRTFADFLVFEVSNSVGGQHVNKCIDALNDLIWKCHVISLDRLILCLALRSFEGNEIQVCFFIIQMLLIRPSEFKNRVSDFVKDNSPEHWKQTDWHEKHLAFHRKYPEKFYFEGLQDLSSQSQQHTYLPVYFGNICLRFLPVMDIVIHRFLELYPVATISVESLLDHLGCLYKFHDRPLTYLYNTLHYYEQKLKDRPPLKKKLVASITGALQDIRSENWALSEAYSSYLQRPPEDTSWVPELDYYISLVRRMADTMAGKSPFPHMDWRFNEFPNPAAHALHVTCIELMSLPVSAAVVGNNLLDVVLKGHTALPRSGIENWMNAIGLILTALPESYWAVLNDRILTMLQGPGLASSGQNIFQLLNFSSNHNSITEVQCCYLMALVHAVWYHASIGQISQIPQLIHERLKPVIKTEEQFLFLCHLVAPFFQRIVTERTRCVMDITKELYEILENVDKNCEQLNYMDQITDLFYHIKYMFTGDSVKADVERTIRNLRPALQLRLRFITHLNIEEVNVT comes from the exons ATGACAATGAGTGTGGAAGCTCAGGTTATGCGCTACATAGACAACGTCTTG AAAAATGACACCCTCGAAGAAGTATTCAACTGCTTCATCATCCACTCCCAAGAAATGCAGGAGTATAAAGAGAGGACCTACCAAGAAGACATACGGACCCTGTTCTCCAACATACCCCAG GATGGCGTGGAAGTGGCACTCAAGCACTACGTTGCCGTTGTTGCAACTCTGAGCAACCACCGGCAAAAGCAAACGTTGCTCTACCTTTTGCATCACGCAGTCACTTCAAACGTCGTCCAGGCAAA GCCAGTATGTGATGCCCTATTATCAACCGAAAAATTCACCTACACAAATGAGGAGTACTGGTGCCAAGCTCTTGCCTTAATCAGGAAAATAATTTCCGGAATTGATTACAAG GGCGTCCGTGATTTGCTGAAGGTGATATTTGGCAAGGCCTTGTCAATACCATCTTCAGTAAATGTATCTGTTATGAGGCAGCTGAATGCCCTGACAGAC gtgaTTGAGCACAGTTTGGACAGGAACGCTGCCCTTCTGCCAAGTTACCTCATTCTGGACGATGTTCAGAAGAGATCACTTCCCAAAGGAAAATGGCCTCACTGG TTTGCCAAACTGGTTGCTAATTTCATTGACAGCTTTCAACCATGTGCTCAAATGGTTACCATTGTGG GTCGTTCAAAACTACAACCAGTTGTTGGCCATTCTGGAACTGGTTGCTCGATTTGGAAACTGGATCCCGTGACAGCAAAGTTCACAATGAAGGGCCAGTTGCCGTACAGCAGT GAGGTGCAGAAGCCACAAAACGACTTGTTGCGATATGTCCTAGAGCAGCCCTATTCCAGAGAAATGGTCTGCAGCATGCTTGGCCTGTCTAAGCAA CAAAAACACCGATGCCCTGTGCTGGAAGAGCAGCTCGTGGAGCTCATTGTAGTGGCCATGGAAAAATCCGAGGCTGACGCAGAAGGTCTGGAGGATGGCGGTCCCATCCAGCTGTTTTGGCAGAACTTGTCCAGCCAGCTCATATATTTTGTACTCTTTCAATATGCGAGCTTCCCCCACATGGTATTGGCTTTGCACGACAAG CTGGTCGGGAGGAACCTTCGTAAAGGAAGAGACCATCTCATGTGGGTTCTGCTGCAATTCATATCGGGCAGTATCCAGAAAAACCCT CTGAACGATTTTCTACCTGTGATGAAGCTGTATGACCTACTCTACCCTGAAAAGGAACCCCTCCCATTTCCTGATGTGAATAAACCCCACTGCACACGAGTTTTGGCCATCACTTCTATATGGGTACACCTGATGCGCAAGGCTCAACAGGAGAAGGTGCGGCTTCAGAGGCCTCTGCCTCAGGCACTGCAGACACATCTTGA GTACCTACAGCAGTGGTTTGTAACAAATCAGTCTACTATGAACTTTGGAAATGACTACTGGATCTCCCTGCTGTGCAATGCAT ACAGCACAAACCAAGACTATTTCACTCGTCCTATGGGAGTTCTGGTGGAAGCCATTCAGGGCAATCAAAGAAGCCAGTCTTCCATGTCATCTTCTAGCTCCGGTCAGAACAACCCCACCCATCCCCTGGGCATGAACGTTCTCGACTCCCTCACCGTACACACCAAGATGAG CCTGATCCACAACGTGGTGACGCACGTGATGAAAATGGCCCCAGCGAAGTCCTCAATATCACTTACGCCAGCTCTGGTAGAGACCTACAGTCGGCTGCTGGTGTACAATGAGATTGAGTCGCTCGGGATCAAGGGGTTCATCA GCCACCTACTGCCCACTGTCTTTCGTCAACAAGCGTGGGGCATTCTTCACACCCTGCTTGAGATGTTCAGCTATCGTCTCCACCACATTCAACCACACTACCGAGTTCAGCTGCTCTCACACCTGCATAGCCTAGCTGCTGTCCCACAGACCAATCAGACACAACTTCACCTTTG TGTGGAAAGTACAGCATTGAAGTTGATCACAGGCCTTGGAAGTGCAGAGGTTCAGCCACAGCTTTCACGCTTCCAGAACGAGCCAAAGAGCATGCTGTCCTCTGAGTCCGAGGAACTTAACAAGGCTCTCATCCTCACCTTGGCTAGGGCAATACATGTGACAG GGTCTGAATCTCTATCGATGACCTGGTGCAAGGAGATCCTGACCACCATCATGCAGAACACCCCTCATAGCTGGTCAGGCCAGACGCTTTCTAGTTTCCCCAAATCTCTGAACGAATTCTTCAACCAACACCAAGCACAGAGAGAAAATAAGGCTCAGCTGAAACGGTCCGTTGAAGAAGAGTACCGCAAATGGAAAA CTATGAGCAATGAGAATGATATCATTGCCCACTTTTCGCAGCAGGGAACTCCCCATCTGTTCCTCTG CTTGCTGTGGAAAATGTTGCTGGAAAATGACCGTATCAGTCCACTTGCGTACAA AATTTTAGATAGAATTGGAGCTCGAGCTCTCTCATCCCATCTGAGGACATTTGCCGACTTTCTTGTCTTCGAAGTGTCCAATTCAGTTGGTGGACAACACGTTAATAAG TGCATCGACGCCTTGAACGATCTCATCTGGAAGTGCCATGTGATCTCCTTGGACAGGTTGATTCTGTGCTTA GCACTGCGCAGCTTTGAAGGAAATGAAATTCAAGTCTGCTTCTTCATTATTCAAATGCTGTTGATCAGACCCTCCGAGTTCAAGAATCGTGTCTCGGACTTTGTTAAGGAC AATTCACCCGAGCATTGGAAGCAAACTGACTGGCATGAAAAGCACCTAGCATTCCACAGG AAATACCCAGAGAAGTTCTATTTTGAAGGGCTCCAGGACTTGAGCAGCCAAAGTCAACAGCACACCTATCTACCCGTTTACTTTGGAAACATATGCTTGAGATTCTTGCCT GTCATGGACATTGTGATTCATCGGTTCCTCGAGCTATACCCAGTGGCGACCATTTCTGTCGAGTCACTTCTGGATCATCTCGGATGTCTCTACAAGTTTCATG ATCGGCCATTGACGTACTTGTACAACACTCTTCACTACTATGAGCAGAAGCTCAAAGATCGCCCTCCATTGAAGAAGAAATTGGTTGCATCTATCACTG GCGCTCTTCAAGACATCCGCTCAGAAAACTGGGCATTGAGCGAAGCCTATAGTAGTTATCTACAGAGGCCACCTGAGGATACCTCATGGGTGCCAGAGCTTGACTACTACATCAGCTTGGTTCGCAGAATGGCTGACA CCATGGCAGGTAAATCCCCATTTCCACACATGGACTGGCGATTCAATGAGTTTCCCAACCCGGCCGCTCATGCACTGCATGTCACCTGCATAGAGCTCATGTCCCTACCAGTTTCGGCAGCAGTTGTGGGTAACAATCTCCTAGATGTTGTCTTGAAAGG GCACACAGCCCTCCCACGCAGCGGCATTGAAAACTGGATGAATGCCATAGGCCTGATCCTTACCGCACTTCCC GAATCGTACTGGGCTGTGCTCAACGATCGCATCCTCACGATGCTCCAAGGCCCAGGGCTCGCATCCTCGGGACAGAACATCTTCCAGTTGCTAAACTTCTCTTCGAATCACAATAGCATTACGGAGGTGCAGTGCTGCTACCTGATGGCTCTCGTACATGCAGTGTGGTACCATGCCAGCATTGGACAGATCAGTCAGATTCCACA GTTAATACATGAACGGCTAAAGCCAGTGATCAAGACAGAAGAGCAGTTCCTGTTTCTTTGCCACCTAGTTGCACCTTTCTTTCAAAGAATAGTCACGGAACGCACTCGCTGTGTTATGGAT ATAACGAAGGAACTGTACGAGATATTAGAAAACGTCGACAAGAACTGCGAGCAGCTCAACTATATGGACCAGATAACAGATCTGTT CTACCACATCAAGTACATGTTCACTGGCGACTCGGTAAAAGCGGACGTGGAGCGAACTATCCGTAACCTGCGGCCAGCTTTGCAGCTGCGCCTACGGTTCATCACACATCTCAACATAGAGGAAGTCAACGTTACATGA